The following are encoded together in the Streptomyces sp. NBC_01465 genome:
- a CDS encoding carbohydrate ABC transporter permease → MTSLTTFVSTNDRQRPGVRAAVRSIQGLTLVLLLLIGIGPLYWMVKGAVTPPTELSNHPLALWPDRPLLGNFSTAYTDLSIGHYLMNTFLVVGGSWFVQLFISATAGFALSVLRPKFGKVIYGAILATMFVPYSVNMVSLFMTVIDVPFLHLNLGDTYWAIWLPAGTNAFTVLLAKQFFDALPKELFDAARVDGANTWQLLTKIVLPMSRPVLAVISLLAVMHSWKDFIWPLVAITDPEKQPISVALAQLATQAPQDQLIAAMVLAVAPPVLVFVVCQKYIVAGLGFTGVKG, encoded by the coding sequence ATGACCTCGCTGACCACCTTCGTCTCCACCAACGACCGCCAGCGGCCCGGCGTACGGGCAGCCGTGCGCTCCATCCAGGGGCTCACCCTGGTCCTGCTGCTGCTCATCGGCATCGGACCGCTGTACTGGATGGTCAAGGGCGCGGTCACCCCGCCCACCGAGCTGAGCAACCACCCCCTGGCCCTGTGGCCGGACCGCCCGCTCCTGGGCAACTTCTCGACGGCGTACACCGATCTGAGCATCGGCCACTACCTCATGAACACCTTCCTGGTGGTCGGCGGATCGTGGTTCGTGCAGCTCTTCATCTCCGCGACGGCGGGCTTCGCCCTGTCCGTGCTGCGGCCGAAGTTCGGGAAGGTGATCTACGGGGCGATCCTGGCCACGATGTTCGTGCCGTACTCGGTGAACATGGTCAGCCTCTTCATGACCGTCATCGACGTGCCCTTCCTGCACCTCAACCTCGGCGACACCTACTGGGCGATCTGGCTGCCGGCCGGAACCAACGCCTTCACCGTGCTGCTCGCCAAGCAGTTCTTCGACGCACTGCCCAAGGAGCTCTTCGACGCGGCCAGGGTCGACGGCGCCAACACCTGGCAGCTGCTCACCAAGATCGTGCTGCCGATGAGCCGTCCGGTGCTCGCCGTGATCAGCCTGCTGGCCGTCATGCACAGCTGGAAGGACTTCATCTGGCCGCTGGTCGCGATCACCGATCCGGAGAAACAGCCGATCAGTGTCGCCCTCGCCCAGCTCGCCACCCAGGCGCCGCAGGACCAGCTCATCGCCGCGATGGTGCTCGCCGTCGCGCCGCCGGTCCTCGTGTTCGTCGTCTGCCAGAAGTACATCGTCGCCGGACTCGGCTTCACCGGCGTCAAGGGCTGA